The genome window CTCGCCGAGATCGAGCGCTCGTTCGGCACGATGCTGCGTCAGCTCCCGGGCAAGACCGAGGTGCCGAGCCTGCTCGTCGACATCTCCCAGACGGGGCTCGGCGCGGGCCTCGAGGAGAAGCTGTTCCAGCCGATGGGCGAGGTCCAGAAGGACTTTTACGCCGAGCTGCCGATCAAGATCCGCCTCAACGGCAGCTTCCACGAGCTCGGTATGTTCGTCAGCGGGATCGCCGCATTGCCGCGAATTGTGACGTTGCACGACATCGCGATCACGCGAGCCTCGCAAAATACGTTCGACGAGCTGACGCTCGACGTGACCGCGAAGACCTATCGCTATCTCGAAGAGGACGCCGCCGGGGGATGAGGGTATGCAACCAGGAGTCGTGAATCGCTTGCTCGTCGGCGCGGTCGCGGCCCTCGCGCTCTCCGGGTGCACGGGTGGGAACGACGACCTACGCGCCTATATCGACGAGGTCAAGGCCCGCCCGGGCGGGCGAATCGAGCCGCTGCCGCAGATTCGCCCGGCACCGAGGTTCGCCTACGAGCCCGGCGACCGGCGCAGTCCGTTCATGCCGGATACGCCGCAGCCGCGCCTCGGCCCGAACCCCGACAGCGTGCCGCGCCCCGACCCGGACCGTCCGCGCGAGTTTCTC of Gammaproteobacteria bacterium contains these proteins:
- a CDS encoding type 4a pilus biogenesis protein PilO: MNFIEQLQSLDTNDPGRWPLPFRVGAVVITFIGVVAFGTYTFVVKSEMPLLDRAKLEEQELRATFEEKQRKAANFDAYKAQLAEIERSFGTMLRQLPGKTEVPSLLVDISQTGLGAGLEEKLFQPMGEVQKDFYAELPIKIRLNGSFHELGMFVSGIAALPRIVTLHDIAITRASQNTFDELTLDVTAKTYRYLEEDAAGG
- a CDS encoding pilus assembly protein PilP, which translates into the protein MQPGVVNRLLVGAVAALALSGCTGGNDDLRAYIDEVKARPGGRIEPLPQIRPAPRFAYEPGDRRSPFMPDTPQPRLGPNPDSVPRPDPDRPREFLEQFPLDTLQMVGTLESNGNRFGLVQTNDGLIHRVTVGNHLGQNYGRILSITESEISLVEIIPDGLGGYLERPAAISLAD